Proteins from one Geomonas agri genomic window:
- a CDS encoding YbaB/EbfC family nucleoid-associated protein: MSKGLAQIMKQAQMMQQKMGKLQEQAAERTAEVTSGGGAVTAVVNGKNQVLSLVIKKEAVDPEDVEMLQDLVITAINEALKKVHQEMSEEMSKITGGLSIPGLF; encoded by the coding sequence ATGTCTAAAGGTTTGGCGCAGATCATGAAGCAAGCGCAGATGATGCAGCAGAAGATGGGCAAGCTGCAGGAGCAGGCGGCGGAAAGGACCGCCGAGGTGACCAGCGGTGGCGGCGCGGTAACGGCGGTTGTCAATGGCAAGAACCAGGTGCTCTCGCTGGTCATAAAGAAGGAAGCCGTCGATCCGGAAGACGTGGAAATGTTGCAGGATCTGGTCATAACCGCTATCAACGAGGCCCTCAAGAAGGTGCACCAGGAGATGAGCGAGGAGATGAGTAAGATCACCGGTGGGTTGAGCATCCCCGGCCTTTTCTAG
- the recR gene encoding recombination mediator RecR — MLHFSGSLTRLVGELKKLPGVGEKSALRLAFHLLKYPGNIEALAESLMQVKEKVRFCSHCFAITEDDPCWICSGERDGATLCVVEEPQDLLALERSRAFRGRYHVLQGALSPLNGVTPRDLRIAELMQRLEGGEVREVLIATNFTVEGEATALYLTRMIKPLGIKVTRLAHGIPIGSDLEYVDAATVQRAVEGRSEL; from the coding sequence ATGCTACATTTTTCGGGCTCGCTGACCAGGCTGGTGGGAGAATTGAAGAAACTGCCTGGTGTCGGTGAAAAAAGTGCCTTGCGTCTTGCCTTTCATCTGCTTAAATATCCCGGTAATATTGAGGCCTTAGCAGAGAGCCTCATGCAGGTGAAGGAAAAGGTCCGTTTTTGCTCCCACTGTTTTGCCATCACCGAGGACGATCCCTGCTGGATCTGCTCGGGAGAGCGGGACGGGGCCACCCTTTGCGTGGTGGAGGAGCCGCAAGACCTGCTCGCCCTTGAGAGAAGCCGCGCTTTCCGCGGCCGCTACCACGTGCTGCAGGGGGCGCTGTCACCGTTAAACGGCGTTACACCCCGCGACCTGAGGATCGCCGAGCTGATGCAGCGGTTGGAGGGGGGCGAGGTGCGCGAGGTGCTGATCGCCACCAACTTCACGGTGGAAGGGGAGGCAACGGCACTCTACCTGACCAGGATGATCAAACCGCTCGGGATCAAGGTGACGCGTCTGGCGCACGGTATCCCCATCGGCAGCGACCTGGAATACGTGGATGCGGCGACCGTGCAGCGGGCGGTGGAGGGGCGTTCAGAGCTTTAA
- the nifJ gene encoding pyruvate:ferredoxin (flavodoxin) oxidoreductase encodes MSRRMVTIDGNTAAAHVAHATNEVIAIYPITPSSVMGEISDEKSARGEKNIWGTVPSVSELQSEGGASGAVHGALQAGALTTTFTASQGLLLMIPNMFKIAGELTSTVFHISARAISAAALNIFGDHSDVMAARSTGWGMICSNNVQEVMDFALISQAATLRARVPFMHYFDGFRTSHEVQKVEELTFDDMRFMISDELVQAHRTRALTPDRPVLRGTAQNPDVYFQGRETVNAYYPKALQIVQEEMDKFAGLTGRKYSVAEYVGAPDAERVVIVMGSAADTVQETLETLNAAGEKVGLVKVRLFRPFPVDAVAACLPASVKKIAVLDRTKEPGSLGEPLYLDVRTAIGEAMADGKTSFKSYPIIVGGRFGLGSKEFTPGMAKGVFDNLKADKPKNHFVVGIKEDVTNCSLDFDPAFVNPSAGTYSAMFFGLGSDGTVGANKNSIKIIGENTDNNVQAYFVYDSKKAGTVTVSHLRFGKGEIRSPYLIDQADFVACHNFSFLEKYDMLSRAKVGGTFLLCSLTDDKDAVWNAMPVEVQQQIIDKKLKFYVINAIALGEKLGLGARINVIMQTAFFKISNIMPLDAAIASIKDAIKKSYGKSGEKVVEMNNKAVDAALENIFEITVPATATSKIKKPAVVGAHAPQFVQEVTAQLIAGRGDDVPVSMLPADGTFPTATSQYEKRNIAVDIPVWDEQLCIQCGICSFVCPHATIRMKVYDADKLAGAPETFKSTDARGNEFKGMKCTIQVAPEDCTGCAACVANCPAKSKEDPKHKAINMKFQAPLRASEAANYDFFLSIPETDPSLLKLDTLKGSQLVRPLFEYSGACAGCGETPYLKLMSQLFGDRALIANATGCTSIYGGNLPTTPWAKNADGRGPAWSNSLFEDNAEFGFGMRLAVDKFNQAALELIDTLSLPADLVAEIKGADQKTQAGVEAQRARVAKLKEILAASGDAAAKKLLSIADYLVKKSVWIVGGDGWAYDIGYGGLDHVIASGKNVNLLVLDTEVYSNTGGQASKSTPMGAVAQFAAGGKPQAKKDLAMIAMAYGNVYVAKVSLSNPAQVVKAFMEAEAFDGPSLILAYSHCIAHGIDMATAVETQKRAVASGHWPLVRYNPELAEQGKNPLILDSKDPSISLEEYAYGENRYRVLKKNNPEAAATLMARSAELTARRFDLYKRMAEMDFGK; translated from the coding sequence ATGTCCCGCAGAATGGTAACAATCGACGGTAACACTGCTGCCGCACACGTGGCCCATGCCACCAACGAGGTGATCGCCATCTACCCGATCACCCCGTCCTCGGTCATGGGTGAGATTTCGGACGAGAAGAGCGCCCGCGGCGAGAAGAACATCTGGGGCACCGTCCCCTCCGTCTCCGAGCTGCAGTCCGAAGGTGGCGCCTCCGGCGCCGTTCACGGTGCACTCCAGGCCGGCGCCCTGACCACTACCTTCACCGCCAGCCAGGGCCTGCTTCTGATGATCCCGAACATGTTCAAGATCGCGGGCGAGCTCACCTCGACCGTGTTCCACATCTCGGCCCGCGCCATCTCTGCTGCGGCGCTGAATATCTTCGGCGACCACTCCGACGTCATGGCGGCCCGTTCTACCGGCTGGGGCATGATCTGTTCCAACAACGTGCAGGAAGTCATGGACTTCGCGCTGATCTCCCAGGCCGCGACCCTCAGGGCGCGCGTCCCCTTCATGCACTACTTCGATGGTTTCAGGACCTCCCACGAGGTGCAGAAGGTTGAGGAGCTCACCTTCGACGACATGCGCTTCATGATCAGCGACGAACTGGTGCAGGCGCACCGGACGCGCGCACTGACCCCGGACCGCCCGGTGCTGCGCGGTACCGCCCAGAACCCGGACGTCTACTTCCAGGGGCGCGAGACCGTCAACGCCTACTACCCGAAAGCGCTGCAGATCGTGCAGGAGGAGATGGACAAATTTGCCGGCCTCACCGGCCGCAAGTACTCCGTCGCCGAATACGTGGGCGCACCGGACGCCGAGCGCGTCGTCATCGTCATGGGTAGCGCCGCCGACACCGTCCAGGAGACCCTCGAGACCCTGAATGCCGCCGGCGAAAAGGTGGGCCTGGTCAAGGTGCGCCTGTTCAGGCCGTTCCCGGTCGACGCCGTCGCCGCATGCCTGCCGGCTTCCGTCAAAAAGATCGCCGTGCTCGACCGCACCAAGGAGCCGGGCTCCCTGGGCGAGCCGCTCTACCTCGACGTCAGGACCGCCATCGGCGAGGCAATGGCTGACGGCAAGACCTCCTTCAAGTCCTACCCGATCATCGTGGGCGGCCGCTTCGGCCTGGGCTCCAAGGAATTCACCCCGGGCATGGCCAAGGGCGTGTTCGACAATCTGAAAGCCGACAAGCCGAAGAACCACTTCGTGGTGGGCATCAAGGAAGACGTCACCAACTGCTCGCTGGACTTCGATCCCGCTTTCGTGAACCCCTCCGCTGGGACCTACTCCGCCATGTTCTTCGGCCTGGGCTCCGACGGCACCGTCGGCGCCAACAAGAACTCCATCAAGATCATTGGCGAGAACACCGACAACAACGTCCAGGCCTACTTCGTGTACGACTCCAAGAAGGCCGGCACCGTCACCGTTTCGCACCTGCGCTTCGGCAAGGGTGAGATCCGCTCCCCGTACCTGATCGACCAGGCCGACTTCGTGGCCTGCCACAACTTCTCTTTCCTCGAGAAGTACGACATGCTCTCCCGTGCCAAGGTGGGCGGCACCTTCCTGCTCTGCTCGCTGACCGACGACAAAGACGCCGTCTGGAACGCCATGCCGGTCGAGGTGCAGCAGCAGATCATCGACAAGAAGCTCAAGTTCTACGTGATCAACGCCATCGCCCTCGGTGAGAAGCTCGGCCTGGGCGCCAGGATCAACGTGATCATGCAGACCGCCTTCTTCAAGATTTCCAACATCATGCCGCTCGACGCCGCCATCGCCTCCATCAAGGACGCCATCAAGAAGTCCTACGGCAAGTCCGGTGAGAAGGTGGTCGAGATGAACAACAAGGCGGTGGACGCCGCTCTCGAAAACATCTTCGAGATCACCGTCCCGGCCACCGCGACCAGCAAGATCAAGAAGCCGGCTGTCGTGGGGGCCCACGCACCGCAGTTCGTGCAGGAAGTCACCGCGCAGCTGATCGCCGGCCGCGGCGACGACGTCCCGGTCTCCATGCTCCCGGCCGACGGCACCTTCCCGACCGCCACCTCGCAGTACGAGAAGCGCAACATCGCCGTTGATATCCCGGTATGGGACGAGCAGCTCTGCATCCAGTGCGGCATTTGCTCCTTCGTCTGCCCGCACGCCACTATCAGGATGAAGGTGTACGACGCCGACAAGCTGGCCGGCGCGCCGGAGACCTTCAAGTCCACCGACGCCCGCGGCAACGAGTTCAAGGGGATGAAGTGCACCATCCAGGTTGCCCCCGAGGACTGCACCGGCTGCGCTGCCTGCGTCGCCAACTGCCCGGCCAAGTCCAAGGAAGACCCCAAGCACAAGGCGATCAACATGAAGTTCCAGGCGCCGCTCAGGGCATCCGAGGCCGCCAACTACGACTTCTTCCTGAGCATTCCGGAGACCGACCCGAGCCTCCTCAAGCTCGACACCCTCAAGGGAAGCCAGCTGGTACGCCCACTCTTCGAGTATTCCGGCGCCTGCGCCGGCTGCGGCGAGACCCCGTACCTGAAGCTCATGTCCCAGCTCTTCGGTGACCGTGCCCTGATCGCAAATGCCACCGGCTGCACCTCGATCTACGGCGGCAACCTGCCGACCACCCCGTGGGCGAAAAACGCCGACGGACGCGGCCCTGCCTGGTCCAACTCCCTCTTCGAGGACAACGCCGAGTTCGGCTTCGGCATGAGGCTGGCGGTTGACAAGTTCAACCAGGCTGCCCTCGAGCTGATCGACACCCTCTCTCTCCCGGCCGACCTGGTCGCCGAGATCAAGGGCGCCGATCAGAAAACCCAGGCGGGCGTCGAGGCACAGCGTGCCCGCGTGGCCAAGCTGAAGGAAATCCTCGCAGCCTCCGGCGACGCCGCAGCGAAGAAGCTCCTCTCCATTGCCGACTACCTGGTCAAGAAGTCGGTCTGGATCGTGGGCGGCGACGGCTGGGCCTATGACATCGGCTACGGCGGCCTGGACCACGTCATCGCCTCCGGCAAGAACGTAAACCTCCTGGTGCTCGACACCGAGGTCTACTCCAACACCGGCGGCCAGGCCTCCAAGTCCACCCCGATGGGCGCGGTAGCACAGTTCGCCGCCGGCGGCAAGCCGCAGGCCAAGAAGGACCTGGCCATGATCGCCATGGCCTACGGCAACGTCTACGTCGCCAAGGTCTCCCTCTCCAACCCGGCCCAGGTGGTCAAGGCGTTCATGGAGGCCGAGGCGTTTGACGGCCCGTCCCTGATCCTCGCCTACAGCCACTGCATCGCCCATGGCATCGACATGGCAACCGCCGTCGAGACCCAGAAGCGTGCCGTTGCCTCCGGCCATTGGCCGCTGGTCCGTTACAACCCCGAACTGGCCGAGCAGGGCAAAAACCCGCTCATCCTGGACAGCAAGGACCCGAGCATCTCTCTCGAGGAGTACGCCTACGGCGAGAACCGCTACCGCGTACTGAAGAAGAACAACCCGGAAGCGGCCGCGACTCTCATGGCCCGCTCCGCCGAACTCACTGCCCGCCGCTTCGACCTGTACAAGCGGATGGCTGAAATGGACTTCGGCAAATAA
- a CDS encoding cold-shock protein encodes MAKGVVKWFNDSKGFGFIEQENGEDVFVHFSAIQSEGFKSLAEGDSVTFDVQQGPKGLQAANVTRV; translated from the coding sequence ATGGCAAAAGGTGTGGTGAAGTGGTTCAATGACAGCAAGGGTTTTGGTTTCATCGAGCAGGAGAACGGCGAGGATGTATTCGTACACTTTTCCGCGATCCAGTCCGAGGGCTTCAAATCCCTGGCAGAGGGCGATTCCGTAACGTTTGACGTGCAGCAGGGTCCGAAAGGTCTCCAGGCCGCCAACGTGACCAGGGTTTAA
- a CDS encoding pentapeptide repeat-containing protein produces MNRHLAAHIAPFTLAAWLFAGDAALHAQPTAPAPAPSAKDDAAEAKTLKAAEAKLAALAKEVESGKPAAQVSKKVTGKKSGTAKLKKKAKRGKVAGKGNGKGKGAVAVKAKVLERRMTQAEVQGVLAGSRDFAGADLSGLNLTGYDLTGAKFNRANMKSVNLERADLSETDLELADLTGANLRGASLNQARLRGTRLAGAKLDGALWTDKTICRAGSVGNCIE; encoded by the coding sequence ATGAACCGCCATCTTGCAGCCCATATCGCACCCTTTACCCTGGCCGCCTGGCTTTTTGCCGGCGACGCAGCCCTCCACGCCCAGCCCACGGCGCCCGCTCCCGCGCCTTCCGCCAAGGACGACGCGGCCGAAGCCAAGACGCTCAAGGCCGCCGAGGCCAAGCTCGCCGCGCTCGCCAAGGAGGTCGAGTCGGGCAAGCCGGCGGCGCAGGTCTCCAAGAAGGTAACGGGTAAAAAGAGCGGCACTGCGAAACTGAAGAAGAAAGCGAAGCGAGGCAAGGTTGCTGGGAAAGGGAACGGCAAGGGGAAGGGCGCCGTGGCGGTCAAGGCGAAGGTGCTGGAGCGCCGCATGACCCAGGCCGAGGTCCAGGGGGTGCTGGCGGGGAGCCGCGATTTTGCCGGTGCCGACCTCAGCGGGCTCAACCTGACTGGCTACGATCTGACCGGCGCAAAGTTCAACCGCGCCAACATGAAATCGGTCAACCTGGAGCGCGCCGACCTCTCCGAGACCGATCTGGAGCTGGCCGACCTCACCGGCGCCAACCTTCGCGGTGCATCGCTGAACCAGGCCCGCCTCAGGGGAACCCGGCTCGCCGGCGCCAAGTTGGACGGCGCCCTGTGGACCGACAAGACCATCTGCCGGGCGGGTTCGGTGGGCAACTGCATCGAATAA
- the uvrA gene encoding excinuclease ABC subunit UvrA, which yields MATDKIIVKGACEHNLKCIDVEIPRDQLVVITGISGSGKSTLAFDTIYAEGQRRYVESLSAYARQFLEQMEKPDVESIEGLSPAISIEQKTTSKNPRSTVGTVTEIYDYLRLLFARVGKPHCYNCGRLITSQTVSQMVDQIAALPQGAKLTLLSPIVRGRKGEYKKELAQLRKDGFVRVVIDGETHDLGEEITLDKKKKHDIDIVVDRLVVKPGFEKRLADSLETALSHAEGIVKVALSEDETREIKAETLLFSESAACIDCGISYPEMTPRMFSFNNPYGACPDCTGLGTRMYLDPELVVPEPELSLAEGAIAPWQTRFSGWYQLTLEALAKAYGFSMNTPFKSLSKKAKEVILHGSGGEAVDFWWVDDAGKRHTYRKPFEGVLNNLERRHRESESETVREELEKYMDVMPCPSCNGARLKKEALYVLVGNQNIQQVTALSIKDSLTFFESLTLTEKEEDIARRILKEIRERLNFLVNVGLDYLSLDRSSGTLSGGEGQRIRLATQIGSSLVGVLYILDEPSIGLHQRDNGRLLSTLRHLRDIGNTVLVVEHDEETITEADWVIDMGPGAGVHGGEVVAEGTPAEIMANPHSLTGRYLSGALTIAVPKKRRKGHRFLKIEGASENNLKNVSVDVPLGVMTCITGVSGSGKSSLIIDTLYKTLNQRLYKSREKAGAVRAIHGMEVLDKVINIDQSPIGRTPRSNPATYTGLFTEIREIFAQLPESKMRGYKPGRYSFNVKGGRCEACSGDGIIKIEMHFLPDVYVQCEVCKGARYNRETLEVKFKGRSIAEVLDMTVSQALVFLEHIPRTRAKLQTLEEVGLGYIKLGQSATTLSGGEAQRVKLAKELSKRATGRTIYILDEPTTGLHFADIAKLLEVLHKLVDAGNTIVVIEHNLDVIKTADWIIDLGPEGGDRGGEIIAVGTPEQVARVARSYTGQYLNKMLL from the coding sequence ATGGCAACGGATAAGATCATCGTAAAAGGTGCCTGCGAGCACAACCTGAAATGCATCGACGTCGAGATCCCGAGGGACCAACTGGTTGTAATCACCGGCATCTCCGGGTCGGGGAAATCAACGCTGGCCTTCGACACCATCTACGCCGAGGGGCAAAGGCGTTACGTCGAGTCGCTCTCGGCTTACGCGCGCCAGTTCCTGGAGCAGATGGAGAAGCCGGACGTGGAGTCGATAGAGGGGCTTTCTCCCGCCATCTCAATCGAACAAAAGACTACCAGCAAGAACCCCCGCTCCACGGTGGGGACCGTCACCGAAATCTACGATTACCTGCGCCTGCTCTTCGCCCGGGTGGGCAAGCCGCATTGCTACAACTGCGGCCGCCTGATTACGTCGCAGACCGTGTCCCAGATGGTGGACCAGATCGCCGCACTCCCCCAGGGTGCGAAGCTCACCCTCCTGTCGCCCATCGTGCGGGGCAGAAAGGGAGAGTACAAAAAGGAGCTGGCACAGTTGAGAAAGGACGGCTTCGTGCGCGTGGTGATCGACGGCGAGACCCATGACCTGGGCGAGGAAATCACGCTCGACAAGAAGAAAAAGCACGACATCGATATCGTGGTGGACCGCCTGGTGGTGAAGCCGGGCTTCGAGAAGAGGCTCGCCGACTCGCTGGAAACGGCGCTCTCTCACGCCGAAGGGATCGTCAAGGTGGCCCTTTCCGAGGACGAGACCCGGGAGATCAAGGCCGAGACGCTGCTCTTCTCGGAATCCGCGGCCTGCATCGACTGCGGCATCTCCTACCCTGAAATGACCCCGCGCATGTTCTCCTTCAACAACCCCTACGGCGCCTGCCCGGACTGCACGGGCCTGGGCACCAGGATGTACCTCGACCCGGAACTGGTGGTGCCCGAACCCGAGCTCTCCCTGGCAGAGGGGGCCATCGCGCCGTGGCAGACCCGCTTCTCGGGGTGGTACCAGTTGACCCTGGAGGCGCTCGCCAAGGCCTACGGCTTCAGCATGAACACCCCGTTCAAGAGCCTGTCCAAGAAGGCGAAAGAGGTGATCCTGCACGGCTCAGGTGGGGAGGCGGTCGATTTCTGGTGGGTCGATGACGCCGGCAAGCGGCATACCTACCGCAAACCTTTCGAGGGGGTGCTCAACAACCTGGAGCGGCGCCACCGTGAGAGCGAGTCGGAGACGGTACGCGAGGAGCTGGAAAAGTACATGGACGTCATGCCCTGCCCCTCTTGCAACGGCGCACGGCTCAAGAAAGAGGCGCTCTATGTCCTGGTGGGGAACCAGAATATCCAGCAGGTGACCGCCCTCTCCATCAAGGACAGCCTGACCTTCTTCGAGTCGCTCACCCTAACCGAGAAGGAAGAGGATATCGCGCGCAGGATCCTCAAGGAGATCCGGGAACGCCTCAACTTCCTGGTCAACGTGGGGCTCGACTACCTCTCGCTGGACCGCTCCTCGGGGACGTTATCTGGCGGCGAAGGGCAGCGCATCAGGCTGGCGACCCAGATCGGTTCCTCCCTGGTCGGCGTGCTCTACATCCTGGACGAACCCTCCATCGGCCTGCACCAGCGCGACAACGGCCGGCTTCTGTCCACGCTTAGGCACCTGCGCGACATCGGTAACACGGTGCTGGTGGTCGAGCATGACGAGGAGACCATCACGGAGGCGGACTGGGTCATCGACATGGGCCCCGGGGCCGGCGTGCACGGCGGCGAGGTGGTGGCCGAGGGGACGCCCGCAGAGATCATGGCCAACCCGCACTCGCTGACGGGGCGCTACCTCTCCGGCGCGCTCACCATTGCCGTGCCCAAGAAGCGCCGTAAGGGGCACCGCTTCCTCAAAATCGAGGGGGCCAGCGAGAACAACCTGAAGAACGTCAGCGTCGATGTGCCGCTTGGGGTGATGACTTGTATCACCGGCGTATCTGGCTCGGGCAAGTCCTCGCTCATTATCGACACCCTCTACAAGACGCTGAACCAGCGCCTCTACAAGAGCCGCGAGAAGGCGGGGGCGGTGCGGGCCATCCACGGCATGGAGGTGCTGGACAAGGTGATCAACATCGACCAGTCCCCCATCGGGCGCACGCCGCGCTCCAACCCCGCAACCTACACCGGGCTCTTCACCGAGATCCGCGAGATCTTTGCGCAGCTCCCCGAGTCCAAGATGCGCGGCTACAAGCCGGGACGCTACTCCTTCAACGTCAAGGGGGGGCGCTGCGAGGCCTGCTCCGGGGACGGCATCATCAAGATCGAGATGCATTTTCTTCCCGACGTCTACGTGCAGTGCGAGGTCTGCAAGGGGGCGCGCTACAACCGCGAGACCCTGGAGGTGAAGTTCAAGGGGCGCTCTATTGCCGAGGTGCTGGACATGACCGTGTCCCAGGCCCTGGTCTTTTTGGAGCACATCCCGCGCACGAGGGCGAAGCTGCAGACCCTGGAGGAGGTGGGCCTTGGCTACATCAAGCTGGGGCAGTCCGCGACGACACTTTCAGGCGGAGAGGCGCAGCGCGTGAAGCTGGCCAAGGAACTCTCCAAGCGGGCCACCGGACGCACCATCTACATCCTAGACGAGCCGACCACGGGACTTCATTTCGCTGACATCGCCAAGCTTTTGGAGGTGCTGCACAAGCTGGTGGACGCCGGCAACACCATCGTGGTGATCGAGCACAACCTGGACGTCATCAAAACGGCGGACTGGATCATCGATCTTGGGCCGGAGGGGGGCGACCGCGGCGGAGAAATCATCGCAGTCGGGACGCCGGAGCAGGTGGCGCGGGTGGCGCGCTCCTACACGGGACAGTATCTGAACAAGATGCTGTTGTAG
- a CDS encoding serine/threonine protein kinase produces the protein MHDAQHPFHTLTPNFIMDAVESQGYRCDCRTSALNSYENRVYQVGIEEEKPLIAKFYRPGRWSDEQIVEEHRFCLELAEHELSVVPPIVNPSGVSLFHYHGFRFALYPRQGGHAPEFDNDENLLILGRMLGRIHNIGAVRPFEHRPALDSREFGHDSVALIRERFIPQEYRESYQAVTGQLLQVVDEAFASVPQVRYIRAHGDCHAGNILWRDDAPHFVDFDDARMAPAVQDLWMMLSGDRPRQLAQLAQLIKGYEEFCDFDPAELRLVEALRSLRMLHYSAWLARRWDDPAFPTAFPWFNTVRYWGEHILQLREQLAALEEPPLVLL, from the coding sequence ATGCACGATGCTCAGCATCCGTTCCATACCCTGACCCCCAACTTCATCATGGACGCCGTGGAGAGCCAGGGGTACCGCTGTGACTGCCGCACCTCGGCCTTGAACAGCTACGAGAACCGCGTCTACCAGGTGGGCATAGAGGAAGAGAAGCCGCTCATCGCCAAGTTCTACCGTCCCGGACGCTGGAGCGATGAACAGATCGTGGAGGAGCACCGCTTTTGCCTGGAACTGGCCGAGCACGAGCTCTCCGTGGTGCCGCCAATCGTCAACCCTTCCGGGGTGTCGCTTTTCCACTACCACGGTTTCCGCTTCGCACTCTACCCGCGCCAGGGGGGACACGCCCCCGAATTCGACAACGACGAGAACCTCCTTATCCTGGGGCGCATGCTGGGGCGCATCCACAACATCGGTGCGGTACGCCCCTTCGAGCACCGCCCCGCCCTGGACAGCCGCGAGTTCGGTCACGACAGTGTCGCCCTGATCCGCGAGCGCTTCATCCCGCAGGAGTACCGGGAGAGTTACCAGGCGGTCACTGGTCAGCTCCTACAGGTGGTGGACGAGGCCTTCGCCTCGGTGCCGCAGGTGCGCTACATCCGCGCGCACGGCGACTGCCATGCTGGGAACATCCTCTGGCGCGACGACGCCCCCCACTTCGTCGACTTCGACGACGCGCGCATGGCCCCTGCGGTGCAGGACCTCTGGATGATGCTTTCGGGCGACCGCCCGCGCCAGCTGGCCCAACTCGCCCAGTTGATCAAGGGGTACGAGGAGTTCTGCGACTTTGACCCCGCGGAGCTGCGCCTGGTGGAGGCGTTGCGCTCGCTGCGCATGCTGCATTACAGCGCGTGGCTCGCACGCCGCTGGGACGATCCCGCCTTTCCCACCGCATTTCCCTGGTTCAACACCGTCCGCTACTGGGGTGAGCACATCCTGCAATTGCGCGAGCAGCTCGCGGCGCTCGAAGAGCCGCCACTGGTATTGCTGTAG
- a CDS encoding septum formation initiator family protein: protein MKMTMLIICLAALVSAGCATTGSREGNFLERYNSSRQLSQAETMLKEGDTHGAINALDAICNGPAVTGVTDEALFRLALLTLKVKPGSAQALHLLKRLKKEYPASQWTALAAPVSEQVNALEEQRRQNKVLKGSNQALSREITELNQRLEQLKNLDQELEKKAR from the coding sequence ATGAAGATGACAATGCTCATTATCTGCTTGGCGGCGCTCGTTAGCGCCGGGTGCGCCACCACCGGCTCACGAGAGGGAAACTTCCTGGAGCGCTACAACAGTTCGAGGCAGCTGTCCCAGGCGGAAACGATGCTGAAAGAGGGGGATACCCACGGCGCCATCAACGCGCTGGACGCCATCTGCAATGGCCCCGCCGTCACAGGGGTGACCGACGAGGCGCTCTTCCGGCTGGCGCTGCTGACCTTGAAAGTGAAACCGGGCTCGGCGCAGGCGCTTCACCTTTTGAAGCGGTTGAAAAAGGAGTATCCGGCGAGCCAATGGACCGCGCTGGCCGCTCCGGTAAGCGAACAGGTCAATGCCCTTGAAGAGCAGCGGCGCCAGAACAAGGTGCTTAAGGGGAGCAACCAGGCCCTGAGCCGGGAGATCACCGAGCTAAACCAGCGCCTGGAGCAGTTGAAAAACCTGGACCAGGAGTTGGAAAAGAAGGCGCGCTAG